The proteins below are encoded in one region of Rhododendron vialii isolate Sample 1 chromosome 7a, ASM3025357v1:
- the LOC131333520 gene encoding tetraspanin-2-like, with translation MAREISPATTRPVLFTLVAVASTIPVFFSGYYLAKTIILFIRGDPDGTHPHLETELGFTIFAFVLFLLGSIAIVWRVKPLQVICITTLVITIVLIFAGTVSIESSGAYYRLEEYPRWAKNFILNDIDWSGFQRYMIREKICEKLGGENELLLQGGCCSPPTYCGYREMNKTWIVPKSGEYYQDNNCMMWSNDHDKLCYNCNTCKAAYLINYVHGWHTRLFCMFIALVIWIGCFNFTFGADNENNQGRQQTV, from the exons ATGGCTAGAGAAATTTCTCCGGCAACAACAAGGCCCGTTCTTTTCACATTGGTTGCAGTCGCAAGTACCATTCCCGTCTTCTTTTCAGGATACTACCTTGCTAAAACCATCATTCTTTTCATTCGTGGCGATCCAGACGGTACCCATCCGCATTTGGAAACGGAATTGGGTTTCACAATCTTCGCTTTCGTTCTGTTCCTCCTGGGTTCAATTGCTATTGTATGGAGAGTGAAGCCCCTCCAAGTAATATGCATTACAACGTTGGTCATTACCATAGTTCTAATCTTTGCGGGAACAGTGTCCATCGAATCTAGCGGGGCCTATTACCGACTTGAGGAATATCCGCGATGGGCCAAAAACTTTATTCTGAATGACATCGATTGGAGTGGTTTTCAGAGGTATATGATTCGGGAAAAGATTTGTGAAAAGCTTGGCGGCGAAAATGAACTATTACTGCAG GGAGGTTGCTGTTCTCCTCCTACTTATTGCGGATATCGAGAAATGAATAAGACTTGGATTGTCCCGAAATCAGGAGAATATTACCAAGATAACAATTGCATGATGTGGAGCAACGACCACGACAAATTGTGTTACAACTGCAACACTTGCAAGGCTGCTTACCTGATTAACTACGTCCATGGATGGCACACTAGATTGTTCTGTATGTTCATCGCACTCGTCATCTGGATTGGTTGCTTTAATTTTACATTTGGAGCGGACAATGAGAACAACCAGGGAAGACAACAGACTGTGTAG